The Desulfonatronum lacustre DSM 10312 region AGGTCGTCGGACGGCTCGAAGCCTTCGGTCAGGGTGACAAAGGCCTTGGCCACCTCGCCCTTGATCTTGTCCGGAATGCCGATGGCCGCGGCCTCGGCCACCGCCTTGTGGGCCACCAACGCGCTTTCCAACTCCGCGGAACCCAGGCGGTGTCCGGCGATGTTCATCACGTCGTCCGAGCGGCCCTGGATCCAGATGTATCCGTCCTCGTCCTTGCGGGCCATGTCCCCGGCCAGATACACGCCGGGGATTTTCTCCCAGTAGGTCTGCTTGTAACGCTCCGGGTCCTTGTACAGGGTCCGGACCATGGACGGCCAAGGCTTGCGGATGATCAACAGCCCGCCCTTGCCCGGAGGCACGGGGTTGCCCTTCTCGTCCACCACGTCCGCGTCGATGGCCGGCAGCGGCTTGGTGCAGGAACCCGGCTTGAGCACGCTTACCGGAAGCGGGCTGATCATGATCGAGCCGGTCTCGGTCTGCCACCAGGTGTCCACCAGGGGGCACTCGGAGCGGCCGATGTTCTTGTACAACCAGACCCAGGCCTCGGGGTTGATGGGTTCGCCCACCGAGCCGAGGATACGCAGCGAGGACAGATCGTGCTTCTTGGGATACTGGGTGCCGAAGCGCATCAGCATCCGAACCAGGGTCGGCGCGGTATAGAGGATGGTCACGCCGTACTTGGCGATCAGGTCCCAGACCCGGTCGGCCTGGGGATACAGCGGGTGTCCTTCGAAGATGACCGAGGTGGTCCCGGCGATGAGCGGACCGTAGACCACGTAGCTGTGTCCGGTGATCCAGCCGGCGTCCGCGGTGCACCAAAAGATGTCCGTGGGCTTGATGTCGAAGACCCAATTCAGGGTGCGGTTGATGCCCACCTGGTAGCCGCCATGCGTATGCACGATCCCTTTGGGCTTGCCCGTGGTCCCGGAGCTGTAGAGCAAAAAGAGCATGTCCTCGGAGTCCATGGATTCCGTGGGAGATTCCGAACTCTCGGCACGGACCAGTTCTTCGTACCAAAGGTCACGGGCTTCCTGCATTTCCACCTGAACATTGGCCCGGTGCACGACCACCACCGTCTCCACGCTGTCGCAATTGGGTCCCATCAAGGACTCGTCGACAATGGACTTGAGGTGCACGGCCCGACCGTTACGGTAGAAGCCATCCGCGGTGACGATGACCTTGGGCTGGGCGTCCTCG contains the following coding sequences:
- the acs gene encoding acetate--CoA ligase translates to MSQDGALETLLHEDRVFRPLPQMVIEANANPQTLENARRQAVDDPLAYWEEAAKELEWFRKWDKVLDDSDAPFYKWFTGAKCNIVHNALDRHIKTGNKNKLAIIWEGEAGDSRKMTYFELYRAVNKFANALRSLGVQKGDRVLLYMPPLPETVIAMLATAKVGAIHSMVFAGFSAKAMRDRIEDAQPKVIVTADGFYRNGRAVHLKSIVDESLMGPNCDSVETVVVVHRANVQVEMQEARDLWYEELVRAESSESPTESMDSEDMLFLLYSSGTTGKPKGIVHTHGGYQVGINRTLNWVFDIKPTDIFWCTADAGWITGHSYVVYGPLIAGTTSVIFEGHPLYPQADRVWDLIAKYGVTILYTAPTLVRMLMRFGTQYPKKHDLSSLRILGSVGEPINPEAWVWLYKNIGRSECPLVDTWWQTETGSIMISPLPVSVLKPGSCTKPLPAIDADVVDEKGNPVPPGKGGLLIIRKPWPSMVRTLYKDPERYKQTYWEKIPGVYLAGDMARKDEDGYIWIQGRSDDVMNIAGHRLGSAELESALVAHKAVAEAAAIGIPDKIKGEVAKAFVTLTEGFEPSDDLVKELKVHIRNELGPVAIVKTIEFREKLPKTRSGKIMRRVLKAEELGQEVGDTSTLED